A region of the Acidobacteriota bacterium genome:
GACAGAAAGCCCGGTCGATTCATCCTGACAGGCTCGCAACAGTTCTTGCTGTTGCGCAGCGTCACCCAGACCCTGGCCGGCCGCGTGGCCATCGTCACCCTTCCGCCGTTCAGTCTGGCTGAACTGACTGAAGTGTCTCAGTTGGACGTGACCCACCTCGATCAAGCGAAGCCCAATCGTGCATTGCCACGGTTCAACCTGGACTGGATTCTGCGCCAGGGCCTCTACCCAGCCGTACACGAAACGGGAGTCGATGCAGCCGATTGGATGGCTTCGTACTATCGCACCTATGTGGAACGCGATGTGCGGGACTTGCTGGCGATTGGCGACATCGAGCTGTTCGGCCGCTTCGTCCGGCTATGCGCCGGCCGGTCAGGACAACTACTGAATCTGTCGTCTCTCGGCTCTGACGCCGGTGTCGCACAGCCGACCGCCCGACGCTGGCTCTCGGTGCTCGTCGCAAGCGGACTCGTGCATCTGCTTCAGCCCCACCATGCGAATTTCTCGAAGCGTCTGATCAAGAGTCCGAAGCTGTACTTCCTGGATTCGGGACTGCTGTGTTACCTGCTCCGGATTACACGCGATGCTGAGGTGGCGACCCATCCGCTCCGCGGAGCCATTTTCGAGACCTTCGTCGTCTCGGAACTCTTCAAGGTGTTTGCTGC
Encoded here:
- a CDS encoding ATP-binding protein, with product MKRRALTPKLRSLASSFPAVYLGGPRQSGKTTLARATFPSHPYVSLEDPDQREFAAADPRGFLARFPAGAVLDEVQRAPKLFSYLQGIIDEDRKPGRFILTGSQQFLLLRSVTQTLAGRVAIVTLPPFSLAELTEVSQLDVTHLDQAKPNRALPRFNLDWILRQGLYPAVHETGVDAADWMASYYRTYVERDVRDLLAIGDIELFGRFVRLCAGRSGQLLNLSSLGSDAGVAQPTARRWLSVLVASGLVHLLQPHHANFSKRLIKSPKLYFLDSGLLCYLLRITRDAEVATHPLRGAIFETFVVSELFKVFAAIGQEPPLFFWRDKTGHEVDLVIDLGGRLIPVEIKSGTTIARDFFAGLGYWLSLPRNNGKRGVLVYGGGEKPHVREGHVVRPWFACS